A stretch of the Chitinophaga sp. Cy-1792 genome encodes the following:
- the bla gene encoding subclass B3 metallo-beta-lactamase, with amino-acid sequence MHHKIVKSLFLAAGLCFATAVHAQKVVEPTKVDPEWNKPQKPFRIAGNLYYVGTYDLTSYLITTSAGNILINTGLAASEKIIRENIEALGFKYKDTKILLTMQAHYDHMGAMAAIKKATGAQFMVDAGDVGVVETGGRSDYEMGGKVSNYQPVKIDRVLHDKDTIRLGDMKVVMLHHPGHTMGSCSYIFDVKDDQRSYKVLLANMPSIIIGQRKFSEVKAYPGIAKDYAYTLDTMPKIHFDIWLAGHASQCGLHEKHKDGDAYNPKAFEDRAGYEKQLAELKAVYEKKLAEDKK; translated from the coding sequence ATGCACCATAAGATTGTTAAAAGCCTGTTTTTAGCGGCAGGACTGTGCTTTGCAACAGCAGTCCATGCCCAGAAAGTAGTGGAGCCTACAAAGGTAGATCCTGAGTGGAACAAGCCACAAAAGCCATTTCGTATTGCCGGAAACCTGTATTATGTAGGCACCTACGACCTCACAAGTTATTTAATCACCACTTCAGCCGGTAATATCCTGATCAATACCGGCCTGGCCGCTTCGGAGAAAATCATTCGTGAAAACATCGAAGCATTGGGTTTTAAATATAAAGACACTAAAATATTACTCACCATGCAGGCGCACTACGATCATATGGGTGCTATGGCTGCCATCAAAAAGGCCACAGGCGCCCAATTTATGGTAGATGCAGGCGATGTGGGTGTGGTAGAAACCGGCGGCAGATCAGATTACGAAATGGGTGGAAAAGTGAGTAATTACCAGCCAGTGAAAATTGACAGGGTACTGCATGATAAAGACACCATCCGACTGGGAGATATGAAAGTAGTGATGCTACACCATCCCGGCCATACGATGGGTTCCTGCAGTTATATTTTCGATGTGAAAGATGATCAACGCTCTTATAAGGTACTGCTCGCCAATATGCCGTCTATTATCATTGGCCAGCGGAAGTTTTCTGAGGTAAAAGCCTATCCGGGCATCGCTAAGGACTACGCCTATACGCTGGACACCATGCCGAAAATTCACTTCGATATATGGCTGGCAGGGCATGCAAGTCAATGTGGATTGCATGAAAAGCATAAAGATGGCGATGCTTACAATCCTAAAGCATTCGAGGACAGGGCTGGTTATGAAAAGCAGCTGGCAGAGCTGAAAGCTGTCTACGAAAAGAAATTAGCTGAAGACAAAAAATAA
- a CDS encoding glycoside hydrolase family 38 C-terminal domain-containing protein: MRFVKLHVAALLLFIGIQARAQKTVPYFGKIDWVNGYEKEITGENIRYYSAFPDYATTALLTRTTDGQKVIAWQTAAVPAKIKGPYVYFSWVAGHSTATSGGPRNFDLYADDKKLLTITTLPGNQSPVWSYAATDSSRIVFEQTTKDGAGDAHGLIFLRLPVALVKPGKPVQLKMVGQAQNSNDWFMTFKFSFEEKVDVTPQPFLLKNGKQPVALTALHFGNPAVLQVKAGNNSFNFNITDGINRLDIPVDAVKKADSIRIVVAGNGKTVLDKYVPLSPVTYREIDLIHHSHTDIGYSHLQPEVLRIHLKNIDDALQMIAATRNYPEEARFKWNIESLWAVENYMKQASPAKKAAFIQAVKEGSICLSALYANILTGLSLPEELFHYTDYAQTLKKEYGLEIPSAMISDVPGYTWNTVTALAHGGVKYFSSGPNYLGETHPYLGDRVGHFVRAWGDKPVWWASPSGQEKILFWAGGKGYSSWHGTAPGGVFARGPQKIAEYLHELDEKKYPYDIVQWRYNIVADNGPIDTSISRFVKEWNEKYQSPKLVLNTVDHLFKAFEEKYGNQLPVVKGDITPYWEDGAASSAKESGQNRITSLRLLQLTNAWSILSPGTYQPQSFFEAWRDVIMFHEHTWGAHNSTSEPDVPFVTEQWRIKKQFMLDADSITNSLSSQLLSGFIGAGAKRIAVVNTLSWERNGLVKISIPGKSVRDAKGNTIPLQQLKSGEYVFYAQHIPALGIAVFEVSDKEIKSTNSFTLTDHSLSNGIVTVSWDAQGSITTLAAKDAYNYAGQFKNQGLNSYWYVPGLDPAAATSNNALKMEVTENGPVVATITLSGEAPGANSIEKRITLTVSGDAATIENTLDKKAIREKEAVHFGFPVNISAPITTLDAGYGTMQYLKDQLPGSNMDFLFGRRWVDIANADRGLQWMLLETPMVEPSSMIDERKTVMQSHKEWRTKGEPTATWFNYIMNNYWHTNYKADQGGVSNYHYALRPHTSVTPVAQEKAAAEFTQPLLAFPAKADLKPAGPLFTISNTSIIITSVTPAPNGGFIVRVFNPESSHQEGKFVWGSFTAKSIKAADNSIVTSLSMPGMAVQEYLLQP, encoded by the coding sequence ATGAGATTCGTAAAACTTCATGTGGCGGCCTTATTGCTATTTATCGGCATACAGGCCCGGGCCCAGAAAACAGTTCCCTATTTCGGGAAAATCGACTGGGTCAATGGTTATGAGAAAGAGATAACGGGAGAGAATATACGCTATTATTCCGCCTTCCCGGATTATGCTACCACCGCACTGCTCACAAGAACCACCGATGGTCAGAAAGTAATCGCCTGGCAAACAGCAGCAGTGCCTGCAAAAATTAAAGGCCCTTATGTCTATTTCAGCTGGGTAGCCGGACATTCAACCGCCACCAGCGGCGGTCCGCGGAATTTTGATTTATATGCAGATGATAAAAAACTGCTCACCATTACCACACTGCCAGGAAACCAATCGCCGGTATGGTCCTATGCCGCGACCGACAGCTCCCGCATTGTGTTTGAACAAACTACCAAAGACGGCGCCGGCGATGCACATGGCCTCATCTTCCTCCGGCTCCCGGTAGCATTGGTGAAACCCGGAAAACCGGTACAACTCAAAATGGTAGGCCAGGCCCAAAATAGCAACGACTGGTTCATGACATTCAAATTCTCTTTCGAAGAAAAAGTAGATGTTACGCCACAGCCTTTCCTGCTGAAAAACGGTAAACAACCCGTAGCACTTACCGCCCTGCATTTCGGCAACCCTGCCGTATTACAGGTGAAAGCCGGCAACAACAGCTTCAACTTCAACATCACAGATGGTATCAACCGCCTCGACATCCCCGTTGACGCCGTAAAGAAAGCCGACAGCATTCGTATAGTCGTTGCCGGTAATGGTAAAACAGTCCTGGATAAATACGTCCCCCTCTCACCGGTAACATACAGGGAGATAGATCTTATCCATCACTCCCACACCGATATCGGTTATTCACACCTGCAGCCGGAAGTGCTGAGAATACACCTGAAGAATATTGATGATGCCTTACAGATGATCGCTGCCACCCGCAATTATCCGGAAGAAGCCCGCTTCAAATGGAACATCGAATCCCTCTGGGCAGTAGAAAACTATATGAAACAGGCCAGCCCTGCAAAGAAAGCAGCTTTCATTCAGGCCGTAAAAGAAGGCAGTATCTGCCTTTCAGCCTTATATGCTAATATCCTTACCGGCCTTAGCTTACCGGAAGAACTGTTTCACTATACGGATTATGCCCAGACACTGAAAAAGGAATATGGCCTGGAAATCCCCAGTGCCATGATCTCTGACGTACCGGGATATACCTGGAATACCGTTACCGCGCTGGCACATGGCGGCGTGAAATATTTCTCCAGTGGCCCGAACTACCTCGGTGAAACACATCCTTACCTGGGTGACCGTGTGGGTCATTTCGTTCGTGCCTGGGGCGATAAACCAGTGTGGTGGGCCAGCCCATCCGGACAGGAAAAAATTCTTTTCTGGGCAGGTGGCAAAGGCTACTCTTCCTGGCATGGAACCGCTCCTGGCGGCGTCTTCGCTCGTGGCCCGCAGAAAATCGCGGAGTACCTGCACGAACTTGATGAAAAAAAATATCCTTACGACATAGTACAGTGGCGCTATAATATCGTGGCAGACAATGGCCCCATCGATACCAGCATCTCCCGCTTCGTGAAGGAATGGAACGAAAAATATCAATCTCCTAAACTGGTATTAAATACAGTTGATCATCTCTTTAAAGCATTTGAAGAAAAATATGGGAATCAACTGCCAGTGGTAAAAGGCGATATCACACCTTACTGGGAAGATGGCGCAGCCTCTTCTGCTAAGGAATCCGGCCAGAACAGGATCACCAGTCTGCGCCTGTTACAGCTCACCAATGCCTGGTCTATCCTCTCTCCAGGTACTTACCAGCCGCAATCCTTCTTTGAAGCATGGCGCGATGTAATCATGTTCCACGAGCATACCTGGGGCGCACACAACAGCACCTCTGAACCTGATGTACCTTTCGTCACGGAACAATGGCGTATCAAAAAGCAGTTTATGCTGGATGCAGACAGTATCACCAACAGCCTTAGCAGCCAATTACTCAGCGGCTTCATCGGTGCGGGGGCTAAACGCATTGCAGTAGTGAATACTTTGTCGTGGGAAAGAAACGGGCTGGTGAAAATCAGTATCCCGGGCAAATCGGTGCGTGATGCCAAAGGCAATACCATTCCGTTGCAACAGCTGAAATCCGGCGAATATGTATTCTATGCACAACATATTCCGGCATTGGGTATAGCTGTGTTCGAAGTATCCGATAAAGAAATCAAATCTACCAACTCCTTTACCCTGACGGACCATAGCCTGTCTAACGGCATTGTTACCGTTTCCTGGGATGCACAGGGAAGTATTACCACCCTGGCCGCAAAGGATGCCTATAACTACGCAGGACAATTTAAAAACCAGGGGCTGAACAGCTACTGGTACGTACCTGGATTAGATCCGGCCGCCGCCACTTCCAACAATGCATTAAAAATGGAAGTAACGGAAAATGGCCCTGTAGTTGCCACCATTACATTATCAGGAGAGGCGCCAGGCGCCAATAGTATAGAAAAACGTATAACCCTCACCGTTAGCGGCGATGCCGCTACCATAGAAAATACGCTGGACAAAAAAGCGATCAGGGAAAAAGAGGCAGTGCATTTTGGCTTCCCGGTTAATATATCTGCTCCCATAACCACACTGGACGCAGGCTATGGCACCATGCAATACCTGAAAGACCAGCTGCCTGGATCTAATATGGATTTTCTTTTCGGAAGACGCTGGGTAGATATTGCCAATGCCGACAGAGGCCTCCAGTGGATGTTGCTGGAAACCCCGATGGTAGAGCCTTCCAGTATGATCGATGAGAGAAAGACGGTGATGCAGAGCCATAAAGAATGGCGCACCAAAGGCGAGCCTACAGCCACCTGGTTTAACTATATCATGAACAACTACTGGCATACAAATTATAAAGCAGACCAGGGCGGTGTGAGTAACTACCACTATGCATTAAGGCCGCATACCAGCGTTACGCCGGTAGCGCAGGAAAAGGCCGCTGCTGAATTTACACAGCCACTGCTGGCATTCCCTGCCAAAGCAGACCTGAAACCTGCCGGCCCGCTGTTCACTATTTCCAATACCAGTATTATTATCACCAGTGTAACGCCGGCTCCAAACGGCGGCTTCATTGTAAGGGTATTCAACCCCGAAAGCAGCCACCAGGAAGGAAAATTTGTATGGGGAAGCTTTACTGCCAAAAGCATTAAAGCGGCCGACAACAGCATCGTTACTTCCTTGTCCATGCCAGGTATGGCCGTACAGGAATACCTGCTGCAACCATAA
- a CDS encoding GntR family transcriptional regulator: protein MNNIPLLDHDSKTPLHQQAEEQLRKLIRDNHFRVGDTFPKETDLAKRWGISRNTLRQAIANLVKDGLLERKKRTGTTVRKKKITTDLANWLSFSQEMEDKGTPFKDLKHSVEKVKAIKETAERLGVPAGTAVIALERIRSTGKNPMVYFQSFFHPRIGLTVEANFKRPLYELLDEEYHTVPVYSQEEIRAIAATEKIAAWLKVAAGAPVLERKRLVLDAAKKPIEFNICYYRSDWFTYSIEIKRPI from the coding sequence ATGAACAACATTCCTTTACTGGACCATGACAGCAAAACACCGCTGCACCAGCAGGCAGAAGAGCAGCTTCGTAAGCTGATACGCGATAATCATTTCCGCGTAGGCGATACTTTTCCTAAAGAAACAGACCTCGCCAAACGCTGGGGAATATCCAGGAATACACTGCGTCAGGCAATTGCCAACCTGGTAAAAGATGGTTTGCTGGAGAGAAAGAAACGTACAGGAACGACTGTACGAAAAAAGAAAATCACCACCGACCTCGCCAACTGGCTGAGCTTCAGCCAGGAAATGGAAGATAAAGGCACGCCGTTTAAAGACCTCAAACACAGTGTGGAAAAGGTGAAGGCGATAAAAGAAACTGCGGAAAGACTCGGCGTTCCTGCCGGCACAGCAGTCATAGCACTGGAGCGTATCAGAAGTACCGGCAAAAATCCGATGGTATACTTTCAGTCTTTTTTCCATCCGCGTATAGGCCTTACCGTTGAAGCCAATTTCAAAAGGCCGCTATACGAGCTGCTGGATGAAGAATACCATACTGTTCCGGTTTATTCACAGGAAGAAATCAGGGCCATCGCCGCCACTGAAAAAATTGCCGCCTGGCTGAAAGTCGCTGCCGGCGCACCTGTCCTCGAAAGGAAACGACTGGTATTAGATGCTGCCAAAAAACCAATAGAATTCAATATCTGCTACTACAGAAGCGATTGGTTTACCTACAGCATCGAAATCAAACGACCGATATAA